The genomic stretch GGAGGATTGCTTGGTGAAGGCGATGTAATCGCCCTTGGGCGACCATACCGGCGTCGAATAATGGCCCTGGCCGAAGGAGATGCGCCGCGCGCCGCCGCCGCCCGCGCCCATCACGTAAATCTGCTGCGAGCCGCCGCGGTCGGATTCGAAGACGATCTCGCCGCCGCTCGGCGAATAGGAGGGAGAGGTGTCGATGGCGTTGGTGTCGGTGAGTCGGGTCGTCGTGCGCGAGCGTATGTCCATCGCATAGAGATTGGTGGCGGCGCCTTGCGACAGCGACATCACGATCTTCTGGCCGTCCGGCGAGAAGCGCGGCGAGAAGGTCATGCCCGGAAAATTGCCGACGACCTCGCGCTGGCCGCTTTCGATGTTGAGCAGCAGCACCTTCGGATCGGCGGAGCCGAAGGACATATAGGTGACGTCTTGCGAAGAGGGCGAGAAGCGCGGCGTGACGACGAGCTCTTCGCCGCGGGTCAGATAGCGAATATTGGCGCCGTCCTGATCCATTATCGCGAGGCGCTTCCGGCGATGCTCCTTCGGCCCGCTCTCGTCGACGAAGACCACGCGCGTGTCGAAGAACCCCTTCTCGCCGGTGATCCGCGTGAACACCGCGTCCGAAACGAGATGCGCGACGCGGCGCATATTGGCGGAATCGGTGACATATTGCTGGCCCGCGGCCTGCTCGCCGGTCGAGACGTCGAAGAGGCGGAACTCGGTCTTGAGCCGTCCGTCCGGGCTGCGCTGCGAGCGGCCGGTGACGACATATTGCGCATTGAGCGTGCGGAAGAGATCGAGATTGGGCGTGGCCTCGGAGCCGGCGGGCTCCGGGACGGCGCCCGGCTCTATGGGGCGCAGAAAGACCGAGCGCTTGAAGTTGTTGACGATGACGCTCGTCACTATGCGCGCCGCCTCATCGCCGGAGAAATTCGTCACCGCGACGGAGACCGGCTGAAAGCCGCCGCCAGCGCGCAGATCGAGCACGCGCGCCGCGCGCGCCGGCGCGGCGAGGAGAGGCGAGAGGGTCGCGCCGGCGAGAATATGGACGGCCGAGCGGCGGTCGATGTGAAACGTCATGAGAGGGTGGTCCTGGGCGTTTTCGAATTTTCGAAGGCGAAGAGAATGACCGTCGCTACATATCCTCCCTCATGTCCAATTCCGTGACGCGCCAATAATCGTAATAGGGCGCGAAGGCGGCTGGAATCGGCATGGGGCTGCAGCGGCGCACGGCGCCGAGCGCCTGCTCGCCGCGGCTGTGCTCGACGGGATCGGAGGAGGGGTTGAGCAGGCGCGGCGCGCCTTCCAGCGCGCCCTCCCGCGACAGGCGGAATTCCACACGCGGCACATAGGTCTGCGCATTGATCGACAGCGACGCCTGCCAGCAGCGGCGATAATGCTCCACCGTATAGGCGTCGATCTGCGCCTGCAGCGTCGGCGACATGCGCTGCGCGCTCGCCGTCGGCGCGCCGAGCGAGGCGGTCTTGGTCAGATCGGCGCCGGTCGCGGCGCGGCGTTGCGGCGCCTCATGGCTCAGAAGATTGGCGATATTGGCCGCGTCGAATTTCGATTTGGGCGCGGCCTCGTCGCCGGATTTCGGCTTGGCCGGCGGCTTGTCGGATTTCTTCTTTTCGTCAGAGTCGCTCGGCGCGCCCTTTTCGGCGGCCTTCTTCTTCTCGAGGAGCTTGGCCACCTCAACGACCTTCAATTGCTTGCTCGCCGGCTCCTTCGGCTTCGCCGTCTCCTTCGGCTTGGCTTCTTCCTTCTTGGCCTCTTCCTTCCTGGGCTCTTCCTTGGGCTTCGGCTTCTCGGGAGGCTGCGGCGTCTCCTTGGCCTCCTTCTCGGGCTTCGGACGCACGGGGGGCTTGGGCTTCACCACCTCGGCCTCTTCCGGCTCCTCGCGTTCGGGCGGCGTCGGCGCGGGCTTGGCGCGCTCGGGTTTCGGCGGCTCGGGCTTGGGAGGCTCCGCCTTGGCCGGCTGCGGCTTCGGCGGCTCGGGCTTGGGCGGCTCGGCTTTGGCGGGCTCGGCTTTGGGTGGAATGGGACGGAGGGGTGGCTCCGGCGTCGGCGGCAGAGCGGCGACGCGTTTGGGCGGAGGCGGGGCCTCGGGCTTGTCCTCCGGCTCCTCGAGCCGCGGCTTCAGCGGCGGGGGCGGGGCGGCGACGTCCTTCTTCGCCTCGGCGAGCGGCGGCAGCGGCTTGGTCTCGTGCTGCTCGGCGATCTTGTCGGCGCGCTGGACGGGCTTGATCTCCTTGGCGGCCTTCTCGCCCTTCATCACCTGATTGATCTGCGCATCCGTGACGATATCGACCGGCACGGTCTCCTGCGCATCATCGAATTTCTTCGTGTCCGAAAAGGCGATGAGCGTCGCCAGCAGCAGTCCGGCGTGGACGGCGGCCGATACGACGAGGCCAGGTTCGGAACGCGAGGGCTTCAACGCTTCCCCTCACTTCTTGTCCACTTCGGTCACGAGAGCGACCTTCTTGTAGCCGGCGCTCGTCACCATCGACATGATCTCGGCGACGCGGCCGTAATTCACCGTCTTCGAAGCGCGCATATAGATGCGTTCGTCGAAGCCCGCTTTGGCGGTCTCCTTCAGACGGTCGAGCAGCTGGCCGATCTCGATCGGCTGATCCATCAGAAAGATCTGCCCTTTATCGTCCACGGCGATGGACAGCGGCTTCTGATCGATATTGAGCGGCCCGGCCTTGGTCTGCGGCAGATCGACGGCGACGCCAGTGGCGAGCAAGGGCGCCGCCACCATGAAGATGATGAGCAGCACCAGCATCACGTCGATGAAGGGCGTCATATTGATCTCGGCCATGGCGCCATAACGCGGCGTTCCGCGCCGGCGGCGTCCCGAGCCCTTGCGTCCTGCGGCGACCGACGCTCCCATTCGCGCTTCTCCCGCTCAGGCCGCGCGATCACGGCCGGACTGTCCGGCGTGCTGATCGATCTGGCGCGACAAAATGGCGGAGAATTCGTCGGCGAAGCTCTCGAGCCGCGCCTGGGTGCGGGCGACGTCGCCCTGCAGCTTGTTATAGGCGACCAGCGCCGGAATGGCGGCGAAGAGGCCGATGGCGGTGGCGAGCAACGCCTCCGCTATGCCCGGCGCGACGACGGCGAGCGAGGTGTTCTTGGAGGCGGCGATGGAGCGGAAGGACGTCATAATGCCCCACACCGTGCCGAACAGGCCGACAAAGGGGCCGGCCGAGGCGACTGTCGCCAGCACCAGAAGATTGGATTCGAGCTTCTCGACCTCGCGGGCGATGGAGACGTCCAGCACTTTGTCGATGCGCGCCTGCAGGCCCATGAAGGAGGCGCCGGCGTTTTGGAAGGAGCGCTTCCATTCGCGCATGGCGGCGATGAACAGGCTGCCCATTCCGGCGGCCGGGCGCTCCTGCAACTTGGCGTAGAGATCCTCGAGCGAGGAGCCGGACCAGAACACTTCCTCGAAGCGATCCATGGCGCGGCGCGTGCGCGAGAACAGCAGCACTTTGTTGACGATGATCGCCCAGCACCAGACCGAGGCCAGCAGCAGGCCGACCATCACCAGCTTGACGACGATATGCGCCCCCCAGAACATGCCCCAGATGGACACCTCGGCGGCGGCGCCGGAGAGCGGGGCGGCGATTTCGGCTGGATTCATGAAAGTCGTCCTCGGAAGTCGCGGGGTCGGCGGCGAAACTCTGGCGGCGAGCGGCGGAATTCTCGGCTCCCGCCCGCGCCCGGACTAGAGGCGCGGATAAAGGCCAATCACGTCGCGCTCGCTCCCGCAGCGCCGCGCCGAAGGCTGTGGAGCCCGAGCGGTATGGAGCGTGAATCCGCCGAGATTTTGTCCTGGATGCGCCGCACAATCAGAAAATATGAGCGGAAGGCTTAAGGGACCGTAAAGGTCACGCGCCGCGCGGCATGGCGACCGCTGCGAATTTCTCGCGCACTTCGGCCGGAAGCCTTCGCGGCCGGCCGTTTTCCACCGCGGCGATCCTCACTTGCGCGGAAACCAGCGTCTCCTCGCCGCGCATGACGCGCTGGTCGAGATCGAAGGAGGCGCCGGAGACCTCGCGGACGGTCGTCGCCACAGTGAGGAGATCGTCCATTTGCGCGGGCTTGCGGAAATCGATCGTCATGGCGCGCACGACGAAGAACAGGCCGCCCTGCGCCTCCAGCAGCTCGCGCTGGCCGAGGCCGAGATCGCGCAGCAGCTCGGTGCGGCCGCGCTCCATGAAGCGCAGATAGGAGGCGTGGTAGACGAGGCCGGAGAAATCCGTGTCCTCGTAATAGACGCGGACGGCGAGAGTGTGCGGCTCGGCTATGGTCATTTGGTCGGCGGCGTCGATCGGCGGCGCGAGAGGAAAGGGCGAGTCATGCCGTCACTATACGACAAGAGCCGGACGAAGAGCAGGGGATCGTCGCCGTCTAATCGTCAGGGCGCGGTCCCCTCGGGCGCTCGGCCAGAGGCCGTGGGCGACGGCGGAGCCGCAACGGCATTGTCCACACAGAGGAACGTTTTCAGGTCCCGATGCTGGTTCAGGCCGCATTTGGCGCGCCAGCGAAATTCTCCGGTCATGTTCCGCAGCAACAGCTCACTGGGCGTTTCGACGCTCTCGCTCATCTTATCGAATGGTCGGGATGTCGTCGGCGGTGAGGATGGCTCAGTCGTTATGCATCGACGCTCGAAGAAGCTGTAATGTTTGCCGGGCTCGCAGATCGGCCGCGTCAGGAACTTCGCGGTCAAGGGCGACCCATCGAGCAGGTCTTGCAGGCTCTGAGTTTTGTGCAAACGTTCCTTCGCTGCATCTTTCAAATAGTCCAGCGAAGTCGGTCGCGCGTCGGATACGCAGTTTCCGGCGGCGGCGTCATAATGGCTGGCCGCAGGACAGCCGAGCGCAAGCGGCCTTTGGGAGGGCTTATCGAGTGGATTCGAAGAGGCGCTCGAGCCGGAGGCGCATTGTTTCGTTTTTTCGTCGAAATGGAAGCCTGTTCCGCAGCCGGCCATCGATTTCACGACGTTTAGATAGAGGTCCCTCGGGTGCGGCACGCAGCGGCAGAACTCGTAGACGACCAGCCATCCCGCGCCGAGCGAGAACAGCAGGCCCGCCGTGTAGATCACCGGATTTTTTTCCAAAGATTTGAAGCAATAGCCGATGGTCAGGATGAAAGTCGCGCAGACCAGCAGAGCGATGATCGGCGCAGCGAAAAGCCCTGCGAGCGACTCTACCGCAAAGGGAGCGCCAGTGCTCAGGAACGCCACGATTTCTTGGACGAGCTTTCCGCCCATTGGTGCATCCGCAGCAAACAATTTTTTTGTAAAAAGCGATCTGTGCCTCATGCTATGGCATTTTGCGGCCTCGCGCCAGCGGCCGACCCGGTTTGCAGGAAAAACTGCGATCCTGGCGGTTACGCTGCGCCGCAATATGTAATATAAATACATAATGTGGTCCGGCGAGGGAACGATGGTGAAGGCTAGGCGATGAACAAAGAGCTTTGCATCCTCGTCTGCGGCGTCGGGGAAAGGGCCTCCGCGGTGGCGAGGCGGCTGATCGGCGAGGGCTACGCCACTGTGCTCCATCAGGAGCGGCCGCCGCGGGCGCTGCGGCGCCGCATGTGCTACGCCGACGCTTGGTTCGACGGAATCGCCACTCTGGGCGGCGTCGAGGCGCGCCGCGCCGACCGGCCGACGGAATTTCTCTGCGGCATGCAGACCCGGCAATTTCTGCCGCTTCTGCTGCGGCCTTTCGACGAGGTGGTGGAACGCTGGCCCTGGGACGTCATCGTCTCGGCGCCGGACCATGACGGCCGGCCGACGCGATCTCTCGCCAATGCGGCCGAGCTGACGATCGGCGTCGGCTCCGGCTTCGTCGCCGGCGCCGATTGCGATCTCGTCATCGCGACCGATGGGCTCGATCCGGGCGCCGTGCTGCGGGCCGGAGACGCGCCGCCGAGCCGCCGCGACGCGGATCGTCTGGCGCTGGACTATTGGGATGTGATCGCGATGACGGAAGGCGCGCTCGCCGCGCGCAAGACGATCGGCGAGCGTGTCGAGGCGGACGAGATTTTGGGCTTCATCGGCGAGGAGCCGGTGCGCGCCCCGGTCGCCGGCCGAATCAGCGGGCTGGCGCGACCGGACCAGACGGCGCCGGCGGGCGCGCCGATCGCGGAGATCGCGACATCGGACCGCGCGCCCGTCGCCGGCGTTTCCGAACGCAACAAGCTCATCGCCCGCGGCGTCTCCTTCGCCGTGGAGATGGAGGCGGGCGGCTGGACGCCGGTCTCGATCGGCTCGCGCTGACGCCTTTCCTGTAATAAGCTCCGGCGCATATTTTTGGCGCCGGCGATCGATGTGGCGTTCAGCCGTCGAGAGACGGCGCGCCGCGCGGATTTTTCGTCATGAGACCTTTTTTCTCGCTGACCTTGCTGGTCATCGTCGCTCTCGTGCTCGGCGGGGTCCCGCGCCTGTGGAACTTCGCGCAGGCCGCTTTCAACGATCCGCGATGGCTGCCGGCTCTGGCCGCCGATTCGCCCGTGCATTTCGAGCCGGCGGCCGAAGGCTGCGCCACCATTGTCGGCCGCATGCTGCCGGAGGCGATTCGCAGCGTCGAGGATGCGCATGGACGCCCTTTCGCCGAGGCGCCCATTGTCGGCGTCTATGGCTCCTATGACAATTACGCCAAGGCCAATGGCATGGGCGATCCGCGCATCGCCGCTGTCGCCTTGTCCGGCCGCGTCGTGCTCTCGCCGACTCTCTGCGGCGCGGAGAGCGCGCGCCTCGCGCCGGTGCTGACGCATGAGCTTTCGCATGCCCATTTTTACGGCTGGCGGGGGCTATGGGCCGAGCGTCCGCCGAGCTGGTTCGTGGAAGGCCTCGCCGTCATGATCTCGGGCGGCGCCGGCGCGGAGGAGATGAGCGAGGAAGAGGCGAGGGCGCGCATTCGCGACGGCCATGCGCTCATCATGAGCGAGCAGGGCGTCTGGCGGGATTTTTCGTCCATCGCCTTCGCCGACGAGCGCGGCGGCGATTTCGCGCGATTCGATCTCCTCTACCGTCAGCGGCTGGCCTTTCGTCAGGCGGCCATGTTCGTGGCCTGGCTGAAGGCGCAGGACGAGGCGGGCTTCGCCGAGCTTTTGCGCCGGCTGGAGGAGGGAAAGGGCTTCGCCGCGGCTTTTTCCGCGGCGTTCCGCGCCGATTTGCCGACGCTGTCGCGCAGTTATCTCGCCACGATCGGCGGTTGAGGCGCGGGGTGACACGGCCTAGCTGATCGCGTGCATCGCCAGCGCATAGGCGATCCAGATAAATCCGACCGAGGACACGACGAAGCTCAGCGCCGTATAGGCCTTCCACAAAGGCTTGCTCCAGAAGTTCGGATCGAAAGCCGCGATGGTGAAGACTGTCGGATTGGAGAAGCCGCCGATCGCCACGCACCAGCAAGCAATGACCGGCAGCTCGACGCCAGAGCCATAGAATCCGACGCCGAACAGCGCCATCAACGCATAGTCGACATGCGCTCTTATCATCGTCTTATAGTCGATGACGAAGCTGTCGACGGCCTTTATCGGGAACCATTTCGCGAATGTCATCAGCCACGCCGTCGCAATGAGCGCCGTGATGCAGGCGGCGGAGCCGATCAGAAGGATTTTCATCCGAGCTTCCTCGAGTTTTTTTATGCACAGAGGACGCTTTCTCACCCGTCGGCGCACCTTGTGTCTCGGGAGATTCGCCTAGTCGCCTTTAGGTGATTTTCCCGAATATGCGCAGCCGCCGTCCTGCTCGGCGCGCCGAGCATCGTCATGGCGCTCGAAAGGCGCGCTTCCCGGTCTCGGCGGTCTCGAGGCGCAATATGGTCGTCGCGAGGCGGTCGTGCGCTCGCCGACCGACGAGCCGGGGTCGCGGAGCGCCCAAATGGGACGCTCGCGCTACGCCACTGAAGTCATGAGAAAATTTGGTCGGAGTGAGAGGATTCGAACCTCCGACCCCCTCGTCCCGAACGAGGTGCGCTACCAGGCTGCGCTACACTCCGATCTGGCGTCCGCGAAGCGGTCGCCGCTGGTCGAGGCGGGTTATAGCTTCAGGTTCTCCGACCTGCAACAGCTGTTTGCGCACTATCTGCAGCCGATCGGCCGCTCACCGGCGCTCGAGCCGAATATATTGGAAATCCGCCTCGTCTTCGGCCGTTCGCGGCGGCGTCTCGCGCGCCGTCTCGCGCCATTCCGCCGGATCGAGCGTCGGAAACAGCGCGTCGCCGGCGACCGTCAGCGCCACCTCGGTCAGGTGAATCACATCCGCCTGAGGCAGAAAGGCGGAATAGATCTCCGCGCCGCCGGCGACGATGATCTCCGCCGCGCTCATGGCTTCCGCGAGTTCGGCGGCGAGGCGGAGCGCCTCCTCGGGGCTGCGCGCCGCATGGGCGCCCTCGGGGCGAAATCGCGGGTCGCGCGACAAGGCCACGGTCTCGCGGCCGGGCAGGGGGCGGCCGATCGAATCAAAAGTGCGTCGTCCCATGAGCAGTGGCTTGCCCCATGTGATTTCGCGAAAGCGCGCGAGATCGCTCTTCAGCCGCCAGGGCGTGCGCTCTCCCGCGCCGATGACGCGATTGCGCGCCACGGCGGCGACGAAG from Methylosinus sp. C49 encodes the following:
- the tolB gene encoding Tol-Pal system beta propeller repeat protein TolB, producing MTFHIDRRSAVHILAGATLSPLLAAPARAARVLDLRAGGGFQPVSVAVTNFSGDEAARIVTSVIVNNFKRSVFLRPIEPGAVPEPAGSEATPNLDLFRTLNAQYVVTGRSQRSPDGRLKTEFRLFDVSTGEQAAGQQYVTDSANMRRVAHLVSDAVFTRITGEKGFFDTRVVFVDESGPKEHRRKRLAIMDQDGANIRYLTRGEELVVTPRFSPSSQDVTYMSFGSADPKVLLLNIESGQREVVGNFPGMTFSPRFSPDGQKIVMSLSQGAATNLYAMDIRSRTTTRLTDTNAIDTSPSYSPSGGEIVFESDRGGSQQIYVMGAGGGGARRISFGQGHYSTPVWSPKGDYIAFTKQSSGSFGIGVMKPDGSGERILTEGFHNEGPTWAPNGLFLMFFRDSGGSGGAKIFMVDIFGRSEFPVPTPSYASDPSWGPLQE
- a CDS encoding cell envelope biogenesis protein TolA produces the protein MKPSRSEPGLVVSAAVHAGLLLATLIAFSDTKKFDDAQETVPVDIVTDAQINQVMKGEKAAKEIKPVQRADKIAEQHETKPLPPLAEAKKDVAAPPPPLKPRLEEPEDKPEAPPPPKRVAALPPTPEPPLRPIPPKAEPAKAEPPKPEPPKPQPAKAEPPKPEPPKPERAKPAPTPPEREEPEEAEVVKPKPPVRPKPEKEAKETPQPPEKPKPKEEPRKEEAKKEEAKPKETAKPKEPASKQLKVVEVAKLLEKKKAAEKGAPSDSDEKKKSDKPPAKPKSGDEAAPKSKFDAANIANLLSHEAPQRRAATGADLTKTASLGAPTASAQRMSPTLQAQIDAYTVEHYRRCWQASLSINAQTYVPRVEFRLSREGALEGAPRLLNPSSDPVEHSRGEQALGAVRRCSPMPIPAAFAPYYDYWRVTELDMREDM
- a CDS encoding biopolymer transporter ExbD produces the protein MGASVAAGRKGSGRRRRGTPRYGAMAEINMTPFIDVMLVLLIIFMVAAPLLATGVAVDLPQTKAGPLNIDQKPLSIAVDDKGQIFLMDQPIEIGQLLDRLKETAKAGFDERIYMRASKTVNYGRVAEIMSMVTSAGYKKVALVTEVDKK
- the tolQ gene encoding protein TolQ; the encoded protein is MNPAEIAAPLSGAAAEVSIWGMFWGAHIVVKLVMVGLLLASVWCWAIIVNKVLLFSRTRRAMDRFEEVFWSGSSLEDLYAKLQERPAAGMGSLFIAAMREWKRSFQNAGASFMGLQARIDKVLDVSIAREVEKLESNLLVLATVASAGPFVGLFGTVWGIMTSFRSIAASKNTSLAVVAPGIAEALLATAIGLFAAIPALVAYNKLQGDVARTQARLESFADEFSAILSRQIDQHAGQSGRDRAA
- the ybgC gene encoding tol-pal system-associated acyl-CoA thioesterase gives rise to the protein MTIAEPHTLAVRVYYEDTDFSGLVYHASYLRFMERGRTELLRDLGLGQRELLEAQGGLFFVVRAMTIDFRKPAQMDDLLTVATTVREVSGASFDLDQRVMRGEETLVSAQVRIAAVENGRPRRLPAEVREKFAAVAMPRGA
- a CDS encoding dihydrofolate reductase, with the protein product MPVTPKLVFVAAVARNRVIGAGERTPWRLKSDLARFREITWGKPLLMGRRTFDSIGRPLPGRETVALSRDPRFRPEGAHAARSPEEALRLAAELAEAMSAAEIIVAGGAEIYSAFLPQADVIHLTEVALTVAGDALFPTLDPAEWRETARETPPRTAEDEADFQYIRLERR